From the Chryseobacterium fluminis genome, the window GAAACTCTTATACTTACTGCTGAATTAAAGGAACAGATCAGTGAAATCGATGCCGTCGTCGTTTCTGCCGGATCCATTGAAGCCAGTGATAAGAAAAGAGCAACAGCCTTGCTCACGCCTATTGATATTTACACAACGGCAGGTGCCGATGGGCAGATTTCCTCAGCGCTTACTTATCTTCCCGGAGTACAGAAAGTAGGCGAAACGGAAGGCCTTTTTGTCCGTGGCGGTACTGGAACTGAATCTAAAATCTTCATGGACGGAAGTCTGATCAACAATTACTTTTCCAGCTCTGTTCCCGGAATTGCCGGAAGAGACCGTTTCAACACTTCTCTTTTTAAAGGAAATGTTTTCTCAAGCGGAGGGTATTCCGCACTATATGGGCAGGCGCTCTCCGGCGCGCTCATGCTGGAAAGCGTCGATCTTCCGGATCAGAGCTCGTATGATTTCGGAGTGTCACCGATATTTTTGAATGCGGGGTTTCAGAAGCTGAGTGATCAGAAAAATTATTCTTATGGAGCTACTTTAGCATATTCAAATTTAAAATTAATGCAGGAAGCTTTAAATTTCAACACCGATTTTACAGAAGCTCCCCAAGGGATGAATGCCGATTTTAACTTCAGATTCAAAACAAAAACCGGAGGCTTTTTCAAATATTACGGAATGTACGATTCCAATAGAATGGGAGTGAAAACCGAAAGCCTCGAAAACGATCATGAATTTAATTTAATAAGGTTAAAAGGTAAAAATACATATCATAACTTATCATTTAAGCAAAAATTCGGGAAATATCTCCTGAATGCCGGAGCTTCCTATTCATTCAACAGATCAGATCTTGATTTTTCCACGGAAAATAATACCGTAGAATCTGAAAATACGGGAATATTAACGGATGGAAATTACGTCAACTTTAAAACCGTTTTAGAAAGAAAAATAAATAAGATCAGTGCGCTGAGGGCAGGTATTGAACTGAACAGTACCGGCGAAAAACTGAATTACGGAGAAGCGATCAGTAAAAATTATAAAGACCTCATTTCTTCTGCATTTGCAGAAACAGATCTGGGCTTCAGCAATCACCTTTCTGCTAAAATAGGAGTGAGGGCAGAGCATTCTTCTTTTCTTGAAAAAAGTAATATCGCTCCACGTCTGGCTTTAGCGTACCGATTGGCAGCAAACTGGACAACCTCATTCGCATACGGCCTTTTCTACCAGAATCCGGAAAGCAGATATATCAATGGGCCGGCAATTTTAGATTTTCAGAAATCCCAGCATTATATTTTCCAGGTTCAGCGGACTACCGAAGGAAGAAGTCTGAGGTTCGAAGCTTTTTATAAACAATATGACCAGCTGCTAAAAGTGAAAAACCTGGATTTCAAAGACGGTCAGAACCAATATGTCCAAACCGCAGATAATAACGGTGGCTATGGATACGCAAAAGGCCTTGAGCTGTTTTGGAGAGACAAAAAAACATTTGACAATATCGACTACTGGATCAGTTATTCTTTTCTGGATTCTAAAAGAGATTTTATGAATTATCCGGTAAGCTTAAGGCCTAATTTTGCTTCCGAACATACACTTTCAGCCGTCGCCAAAAAATTCATTCCGAAATGGAAAACGGGAGTCAATCTCTCTTATACTTATGCAAAAGGACGTCCGTACTATGATATTGCTGCGGAGAATAGTAACGGAAATTCTGCCTATTATATCAGACATGAAGGAAAACTGAAAGATTACAACGCATTGAATATCAGCTTTAATTATTTGCCTAATCTGGGTAAAAAAGATGCAAAGGCCTTTACGATTTTTGTATTGAGTATTTCCAATGTACTGGGATCCAAAAATGTGTATGGCTATAATTTTCCGGCTAATGACAGTGGAAGAAGATCGGCTGTTGTTCCCCCTGTCAATAGCTTTATTTTTGTGGGAGCCTTCATCAGTTTCGGAGTTGATAAAACACAGGATGCCATTAATAATAATTTATAAAAATCTAAATAATCTGAACTTTTCAGCATTTAATGGTAAAGATTAAATACATATCTTTGAATAAAATATAACTAACCTTAAAAATAGAAATAAAATGAAGAAATATCTCTTAAGTTTTGCTTTCGCTCTTGTGAGCTTAACGGCTTTTGCTCAGAACACTTACGAAAAGGTAATGGCTGAAAAAATAATCCATATTGAAAAAGCTAAAACACCTGAAGAATTTGAAACTTTGGGGCAGGAGTTTAACAGGATCGGGGTGAAGGAAGGAAACCAGTGGCTTCCTTTTTACTATGCTGCTTATGCGTATATTCAGAAAGGAAGAGCCCAGATGACCGCAGGTAAAAAAGATGAATTGCTGGCATATGCCGGAGCAGCCAGAAAATATCTTGACAATGTAGGAAAGCTTGGAGGAACAAATAATGCTGAGGTTCAGCTGCTGAGAAAAATGGCCTATTCATTGAGTATGATGGAAAATCCACAGGTGCGGTATGCGACAGACGGAGTTAAAGCTACCGAAGCGATGAATGAGGCTAAAAAACTGGATCCCAATAATCCGAGAATTGCCCTGATTGAAGCTGAAGATATGTATTTTACACCAAAACAGTACGGAGGAAGTGAGGCTAAAGGCATTGAACTGTTTAAGCAGGCTTTAGAGAAGTTCAAGACGTACAAACCAAAGTCTGCTTTAGATCCGAACTGGGGAAGAGCAGAAGCTGAATATTTTGCAGGACAGACTGCTAAGAAATAGTCATCCGGACATCCATATAACGCCTTCCCATGTAACGGAAGGCTTTTTTGTGCAGTTCGGTCACGGAAAAATACCATTCGGAGAAAAATAATTTTTAATACTTATAATATCGACTAATTTTGAACCAGGAAATTTATTTATGAAACGTAAAAATCTTATCACCTTACTGTGGATCACAGTGGCTACTTCGCTGTTTTTCTTTTTCTTTTTTACAGATGAGCTGACGGTTCAAAACTTTATGCAGACCTTGCTGGTCTCTGCAATGTATTCATTTCTTCTGGGAGCGGGAAACGGTCTGATCAACGATTTTCTCAATAAGAAATTTCCATGGTCCGAAGCGACGACGAAAAGAACGGTTATAAGTATCATTTCTATTCTTGTTGCCAATACGATCCTGGTGTATTTCTGTAATTATATAAATTTTGTGGTTGTACAGAAAACCGCAAACACTCATGAATATTTTTCGGGAAGATATAATTTTATCAACTGGTTTACCATTAATATCGCTTTGCTCATTTCGACTTTCCTTCATGCAAAGGGCTTTATGGAAGAGCTTAAAAAAACTTCAAAAAAAGAGGTTGTCGAGCAGAAATTAATTGCGAAATCGGCCAATGCCCAGTTTGAAAGCTTAAAAAACCAGCTCGATCCTCATTTTCTCTTTAATTCTTTAAATGTTTTAAGCTCATTGATTGATGAGAACCCCAGACAGGCTCAAAAGTTTACCGCCTCAATGTCAAAGATTTACAGATATGTTCTGGAACAGAAAGATAAAGAACTGGTAACGGTGGAGGATGAAATAGAATTTGCCAAGACCTACTGTGACTTACTGAAAACCAGATTTGAAGACAGTGTAGATTTTATGTTCGATGTTGAAAAGGAAGACTTCCGCAGGTTTGTCGTCCCGTTGTCTTTGCAGCTGCTTTTGGAAAACTGCATCAAACACAATTTCGCCACTTCTGCAAAACCTTTAAGGATCAGAATATTTTCTGAACATGATACCCTATGTATTGAGAATAACCTGCAGGTCAGGGAACAGATGAAAGAAAGCTCAGGGATCGGGCTTTCGAATATCGTTCAGCGGTATTCACTGCTTACCAGACGAAATGTTTTTATTGAAAAATCGGAGGATTATTTTAAAGTAAAACTTCCGGTATTACCGGCTAAACAAAACGTTGTCAATAGTAAGATTGATAAAAAAGATAAAGCGTATGAAAGAGCAAAAAAGAGAGTACAGGAAATAAAAAGTTTTTACGGAAATCTTATCTCGTACTGCATCATCATTCCGGCTTTAATCATCATCAACCTCCTGACAAATCCTAAACAGATCTGGTTTTATTTTCCGATGCTGGGATGGGGAATAGGCCTTATCGCTCATGGAATGAGTGTTTTTGCCATTGGAAAAAACTGGGAGGAAAAGAAAATTCGTGAGATCTTAGAAAGGAACAACAAACCATAAATTAAAATAAACCCATGGAACATATTGACGAAAACGACTTCCGCTATAAAGAAGCCCAGCGAAGAGTGAAAAAGATCAAAAATTTTTATGTTTTTACCTTTGTATATTTTGCTGTAAATCTGTTTATTTTATTCCTTAATTATAAAAACTTACAACCGGGACAGACCATCTGGAGATGGCAGTATTTTACGCTCCCTTTCTTTTGGGGAATAGGATTGCTCATTTATGCCATGAGTGTCTTTCTTCCCAGATTCTTTTTTGGGAGTGACTGGGAAGAAAAGAAAATCAAAGAATTAATGGATAAAGAAAAAAGTTAGAGCCTGTTTAGGGCTTCCGTAAACCATTAAACTTTGATGTCCGGTTCAGGACTTATAAAAAAACTGTATAAATAAAAAATGAAAACATTAGAAATACTTTTTACCATTTCCATGTTCGCCTGGTTTTTAAGTGAATTCCTCTATAAAAGAATATTAAAAGCAGGAGAAAAAGATCCTAAGAATAAAGATAAATCCACACTTAATATTCTGTGGATTGCCATTCTTTTTTCTATAGCGTCTTCCGTCACGGTTTCTTATTTTACCCAATTCCCGATCACCCGCCATCCCTGGATTTTCTATTTAGGAGAAAGCTTTATTATAACCGGAATTATCTTGAGATTTATTATTATCAGATCATTAGGAAAATATTTTACGGTAGAGGTTACCATAAAACAGGACCACAAAATTAAAAAAGAAGGTTTCTACAGACTGATAAGGCATCCCTCTTACACTTTTTCGCTGCTTACTTCTCTTGGGCTCGGTTTATATCTGAATAATTGGGTATCATTGATTTTGGCATTTGTTCCTCCCTTGATTGCTTTTACCTATCGAATTAAGGTCGAAGAGGAGGCTTTGACTGAACAGTTCGGGGCAGAATATGTTGAGTACCGGAAAAAAACCAAAAAGCTCATCCCTTTTGTATATTAAGTATTTCTCTTAGAAGTAAACAGGTTTTCTCATGATTTGTTTATTAAGTAGAAGTGTAAAGAAAAGGCGGTTGTTAGCGCTTGACAATACTTTTTACAACTCAGTGATTATTTTCTACCGTTCGGTAAGATAAAATTGATCTGAGAACGATTCCCGAACTACATTTGTCTCAGCAAAACAAACAGATTAAATTTTTAAACTTAAAAATTATGGAAACAATCATTAGAAAAGAAGATCTTGCTTACAGAAAAGCTTCAAGAAGAGTAAAAGAATTAAAAGGATTTTATGGTAATCTGACCTCTTATTGTATGGTTATTCCGTTTTTAGTTGTGCTGAACCTGGTAACATCTCCTGATTATTTATGGTTCTTCTGGCCCATGTTAGGTTGGGGCTTTGGGATTACCGCACATGCGATAAATACGTTTGGGATCGGAAAAAGCTGGGAAGAGAAAAAAATAAGACAATTAATGGAGGAAGAATCAAAAAGTCCGAAGACATTCTAATAACAGTAATCATATGAAAACGAATACAATGAATTATAACCAGGCAGTACAGAGCGTAAAAGAATTAAAAAAGTTTTATAAAAGCTTAGTTTGGTTCGGAATCGTGACAGGAATTGTATATTTCAGGAATATTTCCGAAAAAGGAAAATTTGATTTTTCAATGTATGACGGATCAGTTATATTCGTGATCTGGGGAATTATTTTAACGGTGAAAGCGGCAAAACTATTTATATTCGATGCCGATTGGGAAAATGATCGTATGGTAAGAGAAATCAGAAGATCAAAAGAGCCGATTAATTTTAATTAAATTTATTTCAAATTAAAAAACGAAGACTTAAATGATCAGAACGGTTATTATAGAAGATGAAAAACCGGCTTCAAGGAAGTTGGCAAGG encodes:
- a CDS encoding TonB-dependent receptor, encoding MKIRLQKVWFLFAFLSFILGYSQVKITGKVMFRNKGINEVSITLKDTYDGATTDSNGNFSFETSEKGNHILVFSHPKYEETEKSVVINGETLILTAELKEQISEIDAVVVSAGSIEASDKKRATALLTPIDIYTTAGADGQISSALTYLPGVQKVGETEGLFVRGGTGTESKIFMDGSLINNYFSSSVPGIAGRDRFNTSLFKGNVFSSGGYSALYGQALSGALMLESVDLPDQSSYDFGVSPIFLNAGFQKLSDQKNYSYGATLAYSNLKLMQEALNFNTDFTEAPQGMNADFNFRFKTKTGGFFKYYGMYDSNRMGVKTESLENDHEFNLIRLKGKNTYHNLSFKQKFGKYLLNAGASYSFNRSDLDFSTENNTVESENTGILTDGNYVNFKTVLERKINKISALRAGIELNSTGEKLNYGEAISKNYKDLISSAFAETDLGFSNHLSAKIGVRAEHSSFLEKSNIAPRLALAYRLAANWTTSFAYGLFYQNPESRYINGPAILDFQKSQHYIFQVQRTTEGRSLRFEAFYKQYDQLLKVKNLDFKDGQNQYVQTADNNGGYGYAKGLELFWRDKKTFDNIDYWISYSFLDSKRDFMNYPVSLRPNFASEHTLSAVAKKFIPKWKTGVNLSYTYAKGRPYYDIAAENSNGNSAYYIRHEGKLKDYNALNISFNYLPNLGKKDAKAFTIFVLSISNVLGSKNVYGYNFPANDSGRRSAVVPPVNSFIFVGAFISFGVDKTQDAINNNL
- a CDS encoding 2TM domain-containing protein; this encodes MKRKNLITLLWITVATSLFFFFFFTDELTVQNFMQTLLVSAMYSFLLGAGNGLINDFLNKKFPWSEATTKRTVISIISILVANTILVYFCNYINFVVVQKTANTHEYFSGRYNFINWFTINIALLISTFLHAKGFMEELKKTSKKEVVEQKLIAKSANAQFESLKNQLDPHFLFNSLNVLSSLIDENPRQAQKFTASMSKIYRYVLEQKDKELVTVEDEIEFAKTYCDLLKTRFEDSVDFMFDVEKEDFRRFVVPLSLQLLLENCIKHNFATSAKPLRIRIFSEHDTLCIENNLQVREQMKESSGIGLSNIVQRYSLLTRRNVFIEKSEDYFKVKLPVLPAKQNVVNSKIDKKDKAYERAKKRVQEIKSFYGNLISYCIIIPALIIINLLTNPKQIWFYFPMLGWGIGLIAHGMSVFAIGKNWEEKKIREILERNNKP
- a CDS encoding 2TM domain-containing protein — translated: MEHIDENDFRYKEAQRRVKKIKNFYVFTFVYFAVNLFILFLNYKNLQPGQTIWRWQYFTLPFFWGIGLLIYAMSVFLPRFFFGSDWEEKKIKELMDKEKS
- a CDS encoding methyltransferase family protein, encoding MKTLEILFTISMFAWFLSEFLYKRILKAGEKDPKNKDKSTLNILWIAILFSIASSVTVSYFTQFPITRHPWIFYLGESFIITGIILRFIIIRSLGKYFTVEVTIKQDHKIKKEGFYRLIRHPSYTFSLLTSLGLGLYLNNWVSLILAFVPPLIAFTYRIKVEEEALTEQFGAEYVEYRKKTKKLIPFVY
- a CDS encoding 2TM domain-containing protein, whose amino-acid sequence is METIIRKEDLAYRKASRRVKELKGFYGNLTSYCMVIPFLVVLNLVTSPDYLWFFWPMLGWGFGITAHAINTFGIGKSWEEKKIRQLMEEESKSPKTF
- a CDS encoding 2TM domain-containing protein translates to MKTNTMNYNQAVQSVKELKKFYKSLVWFGIVTGIVYFRNISEKGKFDFSMYDGSVIFVIWGIILTVKAAKLFIFDADWENDRMVREIRRSKEPINFN